One genomic segment of Homo sapiens chromosome 14, GRCh38.p14 Primary Assembly includes these proteins:
- the CIPC gene encoding CLOCK-interacting pacemaker, giving the protein MERKNPSRESPRRLSAKVGKGTEMKKVARQLGMAAAESDKDSGFSDGSSECLSSAEQMESEDMLSALGWSREDRPRQNSKTAKNAFPTLSPMVVMKNVLVKQGSSSSQLQSWTVQPSFEVISAQPQLLFLHPPVPSPVSPCHTGEKKSDSRNYLPILNSYTKIAPHPGKRGLSLGPEEKGTSGVQKKICTERLGPSLSSSEPTKAGAVPSSPSTPAPPSAKLAEDSALQGVPSLVAGGSPQTLQPVSSSHVAKAPSLTFASPASPVCASDSTLHGLESNSPLSPLSANYSSPLWAAEHLCRSPDIFSEQRQSKHRRFQNTLVVLHKSGLLEITLKTKELIRQNQATQVELDQLKEQTQLFIEATKSRAPQAWAKLQASLTPGSSNTGSDLEAFSDHPAI; this is encoded by the exons ATGGAGAGGAAAAACCCATCCAGAGAGAGCCCCAGAAGACTCTCTGCCAAAGTAGGCAAAGGCACAGAGATGAAGAAAGTGGCTCGTCAGCTTGGGATGGCTGCTGCTGAGTCAGACAAGGACTCTGGCTTTTCAG ATGGGAGCTCGGAATGTCTGAGCTCTGCAGAGCAGATGGAGTCCGAGGACATGCTGAGCGCCTTAGGCTGGAGCAGAGAAGACAGGCCGAGGCAGAACTCCAAAACTGCAAAGAATGCCTTCCCTACCCTGTCTCCCATGGTCGTCATGAAGAATGTGCTTGTCAAACAG GGCAGCAGCTCATCCCAGCTCCAGTCGTGGACTGTCCAGCCCTCCTTTGAAGTGATCTCAGCACAGCCACAGCTCTTATTCCTTCATCCACCTGTACCATCTCCTGTCAGTCCATGTCACACTGGTGAGAAAAAGTCCGACTCCAGGAACTACTTGCCCATTCTGAATTCTTACACCAAAATAGCCCCACATCCAGGCAAAAGGGGCCTTTCCCTTGGCccagaagaaaaaggaacaagtgGAGTGCAGAAGAAAATCTGTACTGAGAGACTTGGGCCTAGCTTGTCTTCCAGTGAGCCAACCAAGGCTGGTGCTGTCCCATCCAGTCCCTCGACGCCAGCACCACCCAGCGCCAAACTTGCCGAGGACTCAGCTCTGCAGGGTGTGCCCTCTCTGGTGGCAGGTGGAAGTCCACAGACTCTTCAGCCGGTATCCAGCAGTCACGTGGCTAAAGCTCCCAGTCTGACCTTCGCTTCCCCCGCCAGTCCTGTCTGCGCATCAGACAGCACTCTCCATGGGTTAGAGAGCAACTCTCCCCTTTCACCACTGTCCGCTAATTATAGCTCACCTTTATGGGCTGCAGAGCACCTCTGCCGCAGCCCAGATATCTTTTCAGAGCAGCGGCAGAGCAAACATAGGCGCTTTCAGAATACCCTAGTAGTCCTACATAAATCTGGTTTGCTGGAGATCACTTTGAAAACCAAGGAGTTGATTCGTCAGAATCAGGCAACTCAGGTAGAACTAGACCAGCTAAAGGAGCAAACCCAGCTGTTTATAGAAGCCACCAAGAGCAGGGCCCCTCAGGCTTGGGCCAAGCTGCAGGCATCTTTAACACCTGGGTCCAGTAATACAGGCAGTGACCTAGAAGCATTCTCTGATCACCCAGCCATATAG